A single region of the Austwickia chelonae genome encodes:
- a CDS encoding YqgE/AlgH family protein, which translates to METSLAGRLLVATPQITTQVFRRGVVLLLHHDTAGAHGLLLNKPIGVDVDRVLPGWGEQVCSPRELFQGGPVSLDTALGLAWLPGGQPPSSVHLLFGAVGVVDLDVRPEDALPGAAGMRVFAGYSGWSENQLEEEIDEGSWYVVDSTPEDVFCLDPAVLWRAVLRRQPGRLAFVAHYPDDPEWN; encoded by the coding sequence GTGGAGACGAGTCTGGCCGGTCGGCTGCTGGTGGCCACGCCGCAGATCACGACTCAGGTGTTCCGTCGCGGTGTCGTGTTGCTTCTGCACCACGACACCGCGGGGGCCCACGGGTTGTTGTTGAACAAGCCGATCGGTGTGGACGTGGACCGGGTCCTGCCCGGGTGGGGCGAGCAGGTGTGTTCTCCTCGCGAGCTCTTCCAGGGCGGGCCCGTCTCCCTGGACACCGCCTTGGGCCTGGCGTGGCTACCCGGCGGGCAGCCGCCCTCGTCGGTTCATCTGCTGTTCGGAGCAGTGGGCGTCGTAGATCTGGATGTTCGGCCCGAAGACGCCCTGCCCGGAGCTGCTGGGATGCGGGTCTTCGCCGGCTATTCGGGATGGTCCGAAAACCAATTGGAGGAGGAGATCGACGAGGGCAGCTGGTACGTGGTGGATTCCACGCCAGAGGACGTCTTCTGTCTCGATCCGGCAGTATTGTGGCGGGCTGTCCTCCGACGTCAACCAGGTCGACTGGCCTTCGTCGCCCACTATCCGGATGATCCGGAGTGGAACTGA
- a CDS encoding DEAD/DEAH box helicase encodes MTPQKPAAAAKKARWTAVQKAEARKKTRSPQRTGAPGAGRPSRGERPDHRSSYDRGSERSDRFERREGDRREQRWSDRRPERGDGREGDRDFRRGRDFGDRGPRRFEDQGRPERGFRGDRDNRGGFRRPEENRGDRGYRGDRDRDERRGRPSSDRFERREGDRREQRWSDRRPERGDGREGDRDFRRGRDFGDRGPRRFEDQGRPERGFRGDRDNRGDRDNRGGFRRPEENRGDRGYRGDRDRDERRGRPSSDRFERREGDRRERSERGARSSYRSDFRPARGEHRGDRPRGGYERGHRADHHVEKLRRQDNPPQELADRGPVEDAPVAADNGFAALGLPDAAVRRLARGGITQPFPIQAATIPDALAGRDVLGRGQTGSGKTMAFGLPTLARLAEGKPSEPKRPRALVLVPTRELAMQVSDALEPIAHVLGLRHKLVAGGLAYTTQISALERGVDLLIATPGRLMDLLDRGAVRLDGVTIAVLDEADHMADMGFLPDVTAILDQVPAGGQRLLFSATLDNGIDELVERYLNDPSIHSTDEPTASVTTMDHHVLLIQPQHKKIVTAQVANREGRTIVFVRTKLGADRVAREIRDQGVLAAALHGGLNQGARNRVLAAFKDGRMPVLVATDVAARGIHVDEVSVVLQVDPPRDHKDYLHRAGRTARAGERGAVVTLALPHQRRSTERLLRTAGVEASPVEVGPGDDSLLAATGARRTSGIPVPEESYQRIVEGRPKRSFRGGPRQGGRPGRGGGGYRGRDNGRRREGGERMNGYDRG; translated from the coding sequence GTCGGGAGCAGCGGTGGAGTGACCGTCGTCCGGAGCGTGGCGATGGGCGTGAGGGGGACCGGGATTTCCGTCGTGGTCGTGATTTCGGTGACCGGGGCCCGCGTCGTTTCGAGGACCAGGGGCGTCCAGAGCGCGGTTTCCGTGGTGACCGGGACAACCGTGGCGGCTTCCGTCGTCCGGAGGAGAATCGCGGCGACCGTGGGTACCGCGGCGACCGGGATCGTGACGAGCGTCGTGGCCGTCCGTCGTCCGATCGTTTCGAGCGTCGTGAGGGGGATCGTCGGGAGCAGCGGTGGAGTGACCGTCGTCCGGAGCGTGGCGATGGGCGTGAGGGGGACCGGGATTTCCGTCGTGGTCGTGATTTCGGTGACCGGGGCCCGCGTCGTTTCGAGGACCAGGGGCGTCCGGAGCGCGGTTTCCGTGGTGACCGGGACAACCGTGGTGACCGGGACAACCGTGGCGGCTTCCGTCGTCCGGAGGAGAATCGCGGCGACCGTGGGTACCGCGGCGACCGGGATCGTGACGAGCGTCGTGGCCGTCCGTCGTCCGATCGTTTCGAGCGTCGTGAGGGGGATCGTCGGGAGCGTTCCGAGCGCGGAGCACGGAGCTCCTACCGTTCGGACTTCCGCCCGGCCCGTGGCGAGCACCGGGGAGATCGTCCGCGCGGTGGGTACGAGCGTGGACACCGGGCAGATCACCATGTCGAGAAGCTGCGTCGCCAGGACAACCCGCCGCAGGAGCTCGCCGACCGTGGCCCGGTCGAGGACGCGCCGGTGGCAGCGGACAACGGCTTCGCTGCGCTGGGGCTGCCTGACGCGGCGGTGCGTCGTCTCGCCAGAGGTGGGATCACCCAGCCCTTCCCGATCCAGGCTGCGACCATCCCCGACGCGCTGGCCGGCCGAGACGTCCTGGGGCGTGGACAGACCGGATCAGGTAAGACCATGGCCTTCGGACTGCCGACCCTGGCGCGTCTCGCCGAGGGGAAGCCGTCCGAGCCCAAGCGTCCCCGCGCTTTGGTCCTGGTGCCGACGCGAGAGCTGGCCATGCAGGTCAGCGACGCGCTCGAACCGATCGCTCACGTACTCGGCCTGCGTCACAAGCTCGTCGCAGGTGGGCTTGCGTACACCACTCAGATCTCCGCACTGGAACGCGGCGTCGACCTGTTGATCGCCACACCGGGGCGTCTGATGGATCTGTTGGACCGAGGAGCTGTCCGGCTGGATGGTGTCACGATCGCGGTGCTCGACGAGGCCGACCACATGGCAGACATGGGCTTCCTGCCCGATGTGACCGCGATCCTCGACCAGGTCCCAGCAGGCGGGCAGCGGCTGCTCTTCTCCGCGACCCTCGACAACGGCATCGACGAACTGGTCGAGCGTTACCTGAATGACCCGTCGATCCACTCCACCGATGAGCCCACGGCCAGCGTCACCACGATGGACCACCACGTCCTGCTGATCCAGCCGCAGCACAAGAAGATCGTGACAGCTCAGGTCGCGAACCGGGAGGGACGGACCATCGTCTTCGTCCGGACCAAGCTTGGCGCGGACCGGGTCGCCCGGGAGATCCGTGACCAGGGAGTGCTGGCAGCCGCCCTGCACGGAGGCCTGAACCAGGGAGCCCGTAACCGGGTGCTGGCGGCGTTCAAGGACGGCCGGATGCCGGTCCTGGTGGCCACCGATGTAGCTGCCCGGGGTATCCACGTCGACGAGGTCTCGGTCGTCCTCCAGGTCGACCCGCCACGGGATCACAAAGACTATCTACACCGGGCAGGTCGGACCGCTCGCGCCGGTGAGCGCGGCGCCGTGGTGACTTTGGCGTTGCCTCATCAGCGTCGCTCCACGGAACGGCTGCTGCGTACCGCCGGTGTCGAAGCCAGTCCCGTGGAGGTCGGTCCCGGAGACGACTCCCTGTTGGCTGCGACCGGCGCTCGGCGTACTTCAGGTATCCCGGTTCCGGAGGAGTCCTACCAGCGAATCGTGGAAGGACGACCGAAGCGGTCCTTCCGTGGTGGTCCGCGCCAGGGCGGGCGCCCCGGACGTGGTGGCGGCGGCTACCGCGGACGCGACAACGGCCGTCGCCGTGAGGGCGGGGAGCGCATGAACGGGTACGACCGGGGGTAA